In Nostoc sp. CENA543, a single genomic region encodes these proteins:
- a CDS encoding M50 family metallopeptidase, producing the protein MELLLIGIWFYFSIFCHEMGHFIAAKIVGFNPHFVKIGSGQRILDFKFLESKIEFCLIPSGGITYTSNLSLENLKPKLIFMYLAGPMMNGLLFIFIMVFGKYGNLFFNEYNPAAFLSVYELFLFTGNLLPYESNIYGRSHPTDGKQILDALTKTNEQFLQKKLGLARYTKNGDDAANEFFNNDLKTLHILYKAMAELQKRNFDQAMQLFEQILMNDHLIIRDQLYILDILVTFVIDHEQTQYLQKADKWSAQALSLASDIKTIQGTRGAILIELGRYSEGKEMLLPLTEEGNDLTDMAYSCCYIAKADHFLGNAHEIKYWLKKAAKTGTAQHILLKTQKQLNCFI; encoded by the coding sequence ATGGAGTTATTACTTATTGGCATATGGTTTTATTTTTCCATCTTTTGCCATGAAATGGGGCATTTTATAGCGGCTAAAATAGTGGGATTTAATCCCCATTTTGTCAAAATCGGCAGTGGACAGAGGATATTAGACTTCAAATTTTTAGAATCCAAAATAGAATTTTGTTTGATTCCCAGTGGTGGTATTACCTATACCTCTAACTTGAGCTTAGAAAACTTGAAGCCTAAGTTGATATTTATGTATTTAGCCGGGCCAATGATGAATGGTTTATTGTTTATATTCATCATGGTTTTTGGCAAATACGGCAACCTCTTTTTTAATGAATACAATCCAGCAGCCTTTTTAAGTGTATATGAGCTCTTTTTATTTACTGGCAATCTTTTGCCATATGAATCCAATATATACGGCAGGAGTCATCCCACTGATGGTAAACAAATATTAGATGCTTTAACTAAAACTAATGAGCAATTTCTTCAGAAAAAGTTAGGTTTAGCCAGATATACAAAAAATGGAGATGATGCTGCAAATGAATTTTTTAATAACGATTTAAAAACATTACATATATTATATAAAGCTATGGCAGAATTACAAAAACGTAATTTTGACCAAGCGATGCAATTATTTGAGCAAATTTTAATGAATGATCATCTCATCATTAGAGATCAACTTTATATCCTTGATATTTTAGTAACGTTTGTGATTGATCATGAACAAACACAATACCTTCAAAAAGCTGATAAATGGTCTGCTCAAGCATTATCCCTAGCTAGTGATATTAAAACTATTCAAGGAACTAGAGGAGCAATTTTAATAGAATTAGGTAGATACAGTGAAGGTAAAGAAATGCTTTTACCTTTAACAGAAGAAGGAAATGATCTCACTGATATGGCGTACAGTTGTTGCTATATCGCGAAAGCAGACCATTTTTTAGGCAATGCTCATGAGATTAAATATTGGTTAAAGAAAGCTGCCAAAACTGGCACAGCACAGCATATTCTATTAAAAACACAAAAACAACTTAATTGTTTTATATAA
- a CDS encoding FAD-dependent oxidoreductase encodes MVQQTYITDVLVVGGGTGGTAAAIQAARRGAKTILVSEFPWLGGMLTSAGVSAPDGNELMAFQTGIWGAFLQELQQRQPGGLNNSWVSFFSYDPRIGAEIFADWVKELANLQWISGEVPLEVFKQDNCVTGVRFTDFTVEAKVILDGTELGDLLALADIPHRWGWELKSEWEELSAPVEFNAITAKYPVQSPTWVVLMQDFGADVAPEIPPAPNYDPALFVGAWEKYGAEKFLNYGRLPGNLLMINWPICGNDYGEGVGRLIDSAPNKSDFLQECRWHSQNFAHFIQNQLGRRYGLAEQVFPHSHSAFALHPYYRESRRLVGLTTVKEQDILPVTGGRVAELFPDSIAIANYANDHHYPGFDLPLQPKSIRWGGRWTGTPFTIPYRCLVPTTTDGLLVCEKNISVSHIANGATRLQPVVLGIGQAAGMAAAMCVELNCQPRDLPIKALQEALLQDQHAPSAIVPLFNLDPHHPQWLQWQTHYLREPQAYPYNGDCPASSVDNYYHSESYLVLTRSADCFTGIFQIANQQDYRFTITSPPVNVGQNWQLVTRRSHIDAQLQKLTHQQRITVWGHLNQAGNWLLIESIKLYPS; translated from the coding sequence ATGGTTCAGCAAACTTATATAACTGATGTCTTAGTTGTTGGTGGTGGAACTGGCGGGACGGCTGCGGCTATCCAGGCGGCGCGTCGCGGTGCTAAGACTATCCTGGTGAGTGAATTTCCTTGGTTGGGGGGAATGTTAACATCTGCTGGAGTATCCGCACCTGATGGCAATGAATTAATGGCGTTTCAAACAGGAATATGGGGAGCATTTTTACAAGAATTACAACAACGACAACCAGGGGGATTAAATAACAGTTGGGTGAGCTTTTTTAGTTATGATCCCCGTATTGGAGCAGAAATTTTTGCTGATTGGGTGAAAGAGTTAGCAAATCTGCAATGGATTTCTGGAGAAGTCCCCCTAGAAGTATTCAAGCAAGATAACTGTGTTACTGGTGTGCGGTTTACAGATTTTACTGTTGAAGCCAAAGTGATTCTTGATGGGACGGAGTTAGGAGATTTACTGGCTTTGGCAGATATACCTCACCGTTGGGGTTGGGAATTAAAGTCGGAGTGGGAAGAACTCAGCGCGCCTGTTGAATTTAACGCCATTACTGCTAAATATCCCGTACAGTCACCGACTTGGGTTGTCTTAATGCAAGATTTTGGTGCAGATGTTGCACCAGAAATTCCCCCAGCACCAAATTATGATCCTGCATTGTTTGTTGGTGCTTGGGAAAAATATGGTGCAGAGAAATTCTTGAACTATGGTCGCTTGCCGGGTAATTTATTGATGATTAACTGGCCTATTTGTGGTAATGACTACGGTGAAGGGGTAGGAAGATTAATTGATTCAGCACCAAATAAAAGTGATTTTTTACAGGAATGCCGTTGGCATAGCCAAAATTTCGCCCATTTTATTCAAAATCAGCTTGGTCGACGTTACGGTTTAGCAGAGCAAGTTTTTCCTCATAGCCATTCGGCTTTTGCTTTGCATCCTTATTATAGAGAGAGCCGCCGCTTGGTGGGACTTACGACTGTAAAAGAACAAGACATCCTACCAGTTACAGGGGGTAGAGTGGCTGAATTATTCCCTGATAGTATTGCGATCGCCAACTACGCTAATGACCATCATTATCCAGGTTTTGACTTACCACTACAACCCAAATCTATCCGTTGGGGAGGACGCTGGACAGGGACACCCTTTACTATTCCCTACCGTTGTCTCGTTCCAACCACTACAGATGGTTTATTAGTTTGTGAAAAAAATATTTCTGTCTCTCACATCGCTAATGGTGCAACGAGATTACAGCCTGTGGTTTTGGGTATCGGTCAAGCCGCAGGAATGGCGGCGGCGATGTGTGTAGAGTTAAATTGTCAGCCACGCGATTTACCCATCAAAGCTTTACAGGAAGCATTATTACAGGATCAGCACGCCCCGTCTGCTATTGTTCCGTTATTTAATCTTGACCCCCATCATCCCCAATGGCTGCAATGGCAAACCCATTATCTCCGTGAACCCCAAGCTTATCCATATAATGGCGACTGTCCCGCTTCATCAGTTGATAATTACTATCATTCCGAGTCTTACCTCGTATTAACACGGAGTGCAGACTGCTTTACAGGGATTTTCCAAATAGCAAATCAGCAAGATTACCGTTTTACGATCACGTCTCCACCTGTTAATGTGGGGCAAAATTGGCAGCTTGTAACTAGGCGATCGCATATAGACGCGCAACTGCAAAAATTAACTCATCAACAACGCATCACTGTTTGGGGCCATCTGAATCAAGCTGGTAACTGGTTATTAATAGAAAGCATTAAATTATATCCCAGCTAA
- the patX gene encoding heterocyst-inhibiting protein PatX has translation MRAAVPLLISSLVVVSLTFDVSQMTNNNFFASFANTQNVVSLHKKPKRNQPEDSAPNRGSGRRDIMRSQFNNYFRV, from the coding sequence ATGCGTGCTGCTGTTCCACTTTTAATCTCCAGTTTGGTAGTTGTTTCCCTGACTTTTGATGTATCGCAAATGACAAATAACAATTTTTTTGCTTCATTTGCGAATACACAGAATGTTGTCTCCCTACACAAGAAACCTAAGCGCAACCAACCAGAAGATTCTGCACCTAACCGTGGTAGTGGCAGAAGAGATATCATGAGGTCTCAGTTTAATAACTACTTCCGTGTGTAG
- a CDS encoding ferritin-like domain-containing protein has product MTVAYPRKFQNTLSARDVLKQVVSDREIHLITLNRYRYSEQRSCKDLTDVIERLNGKPPELIRDLSHHIADEARHAMWLTDLLVDLGANVGTPPGSSYIEEFERLLDSEQYDPAQDLDSFLISAIAAINVTEKRGCEYFSAHIYALKQAPQTAENIKIRETIEKILPEEAGHVRWGNRWLAQIADKSLEHRQKVEQAKHKYAAIEQAAFESGMDITLGAELRRVANLVEIANTMPVWERPQYFMERLPQTLLAPNLQFTRIQAAQRAWQRDPEAFFNKFVPMFINGVQKRENQSQSSK; this is encoded by the coding sequence ATGACAGTAGCTTATCCACGGAAATTTCAGAATACATTGAGTGCGCGGGACGTACTCAAACAAGTAGTGAGCGATCGCGAGATTCACCTGATCACCCTGAACCGCTATCGTTATAGTGAGCAGCGTAGCTGTAAAGACTTAACAGACGTAATTGAAAGACTCAACGGTAAACCACCGGAACTGATTCGAGATTTATCCCATCACATCGCTGATGAAGCTCGTCATGCTATGTGGTTAACTGATTTACTAGTAGACTTAGGTGCAAATGTCGGTACACCCCCTGGTTCTTCTTACATAGAAGAATTTGAGAGATTACTAGACAGCGAACAGTATGATCCTGCTCAAGACCTAGATAGTTTTCTCATTTCTGCTATTGCCGCCATTAATGTCACCGAAAAAAGGGGTTGTGAGTATTTTTCGGCTCATATTTACGCTCTCAAACAAGCACCTCAAACAGCAGAAAATATTAAAATCCGCGAAACAATTGAGAAAATTCTGCCAGAAGAAGCGGGACACGTCCGTTGGGGTAATCGTTGGTTAGCACAGATAGCAGATAAGAGTCTTGAACACCGCCAAAAAGTGGAGCAAGCTAAACACAAATACGCCGCCATTGAGCAAGCAGCGTTTGAGTCGGGGATGGATATTACTTTGGGTGCAGAACTCAGACGGGTTGCTAACCTAGTGGAAATCGCCAATACAATGCCAGTATGGGAGCGTCCCCAATATTTCATGGAACGTTTACCGCAAACTTTGTTAGCACCAAACCTACAATTTACCAGAATTCAAGCAGCACAAAGAGCATGGCAACGTGACCCAGAAGCATTTTTTAATAAGTTTGTTCCCATGTTTATTAATGGTGTGCAGAAAAGAGAAAATCAATCTCAAAGTAGCAAGTAA
- a CDS encoding glycosyltransferase family 8 protein, giving the protein MGNSICLVCAADDNFSMPLAATTRSVVANLTNEQHLVLYVIDGGISRVNKSRIIQNLKSEQVSLKWLKVKKSKFKHLQTSSSITIAAYYRILIPELLPPEIDKAIYLDSDVIVRCSLQELWNLDIQDNYLLAIPDMGATYVSSPRGLINYQELGLAPDCKYFNSGVLVMNLKKWRQEKTSQKIFAYLDKYKKYIRWHDQDAMNAVLAGQWEAIDSRWNQMPYLFKYPSWQNSPFSEEEYDHLVHHPFIVHFASRDKPWHENCSHPQKSLFFEHLDSKIWSTWQDEQLAKKQRQQNLDPVSKLYISFKQKVKFLFKELIKS; this is encoded by the coding sequence ATGGGTAACTCAATTTGTCTAGTTTGTGCTGCGGACGATAACTTTTCTATGCCTCTAGCTGCAACTACTCGTTCAGTTGTGGCTAATCTCACTAATGAACAGCACTTAGTTCTCTATGTTATAGATGGTGGGATTAGTCGAGTTAATAAAAGCAGAATTATCCAAAATCTCAAATCTGAGCAAGTTAGTCTCAAGTGGCTGAAGGTCAAAAAATCAAAATTTAAGCACCTACAGACATCTTCTAGTATTACTATTGCCGCCTATTACCGGATTTTAATCCCAGAACTTTTACCACCAGAAATTGATAAAGCCATTTATCTAGATAGTGATGTCATTGTGAGATGCAGTTTGCAAGAACTGTGGAATCTTGATATTCAAGATAACTATCTTTTGGCAATACCAGATATGGGAGCAACCTATGTTTCCTCACCCAGAGGACTGATTAATTATCAAGAATTAGGTCTTGCACCTGACTGCAAATACTTTAATTCTGGTGTACTGGTGATGAATCTTAAAAAATGGCGACAAGAGAAAACCAGTCAAAAAATCTTTGCATATTTAGATAAATACAAAAAGTATATTCGTTGGCATGACCAAGATGCCATGAACGCAGTTTTAGCAGGTCAATGGGAAGCTATTGATTCCCGATGGAATCAAATGCCATACCTCTTTAAATATCCCTCTTGGCAAAATAGCCCTTTTAGTGAAGAGGAATATGATCATCTGGTGCATCATCCTTTTATTGTGCATTTTGCTTCTCGTGATAAACCTTGGCACGAGAATTGTAGTCATCCCCAAAAGAGTTTATTTTTTGAGCATTTGGATAGTAAGATTTGGTCTACTTGGCAAGATGAACAATTAGCCAAAAAACAAAGACAGCAAAACCTAGATCCTGTTTCCAAACTATATATTTCCTTCAAACAGAAAGTTAAATTTCTCTTTAAAGAATTAATCAAATCTTAG
- the glnA gene encoding type I glutamate--ammonia ligase, whose product MTTPQEVLKLIKDQNIQMIDLKFVDTLGTWQHLTVYQDQIDESSFSDGVPFDGSSIRGWKGIEESDMTMVLDPNTAWIDPFMEEPTLSIVCSIKEPRTGEWYNRCPRVIAQKAIDYLVSTGLGDTAFFGPEAEFFIFDDVRYDQTANEGYYHVDSVEGRWNFGRKESPNLGYKTRFKEGYFPVSPTDTFQDMRTEMLLTMAKLGVPIEKHHHEVATGGQCELGFRFGKLIEAADWLMTYKYVIKNVAKKYGRTVTFMPKPVFGDNGSGMHTHQSIWKDGKPLFAGDKYAGLSDMALYYIGGILKHAPALLAITNPSTNSYKRLVPGYEAPVNLAYSQGNRSASVRIPLSGTNPKAKRLEFRCPDATSNPYLAFAAMLCAGIDGIKNKIHPGEPLDKNIYELSPEELAKVPSTPGSLELALEALENDHAFLTESGVFTEDFIQNWIDYKLANEVKQLQLRPHPYEFYLYYDV is encoded by the coding sequence ATGACAACCCCACAAGAAGTCTTGAAGCTGATTAAAGACCAAAACATCCAGATGATTGACTTGAAATTCGTCGATACACTCGGCACTTGGCAGCACCTCACCGTGTACCAAGACCAAATTGACGAAAGTTCATTCTCTGATGGTGTACCCTTCGACGGTTCCAGCATTCGGGGTTGGAAAGGCATCGAAGAATCAGACATGACAATGGTGCTAGATCCTAACACTGCTTGGATCGACCCATTCATGGAAGAGCCAACATTAAGTATTGTTTGTAGCATCAAAGAACCTCGTACTGGCGAATGGTATAACCGTTGCCCACGGGTTATTGCCCAAAAAGCAATAGACTACTTGGTTTCTACCGGTCTTGGTGACACAGCTTTCTTTGGCCCTGAAGCTGAATTCTTCATTTTTGATGATGTCCGCTATGACCAAACTGCCAACGAGGGATACTACCACGTAGATTCTGTAGAAGGCCGTTGGAATTTCGGTAGAAAAGAAAGCCCCAACCTTGGTTACAAAACTCGCTTCAAAGAAGGTTACTTCCCAGTTTCGCCAACAGACACATTCCAAGACATGCGGACAGAAATGCTGTTGACGATGGCAAAACTAGGTGTGCCTATTGAAAAGCATCACCACGAAGTAGCTACCGGTGGCCAGTGTGAATTGGGCTTCCGCTTTGGGAAGTTAATCGAAGCGGCTGACTGGTTGATGACTTACAAATATGTCATCAAAAACGTTGCTAAAAAATATGGCAGAACCGTTACCTTCATGCCCAAACCAGTATTTGGCGATAATGGTTCTGGTATGCACACCCACCAGTCTATTTGGAAAGACGGTAAACCTCTGTTTGCCGGCGACAAGTATGCTGGCTTGAGTGACATGGCACTGTACTACATTGGTGGTATTCTCAAACACGCACCAGCATTGTTGGCTATCACCAACCCCTCCACCAACTCCTACAAGCGTCTAGTACCTGGCTATGAAGCACCAGTAAACCTGGCTTACTCCCAAGGTAATCGTTCTGCTTCTGTTCGTATTCCTCTGTCTGGTACTAACCCCAAAGCCAAGCGTTTAGAGTTCCGTTGTCCAGACGCTACTTCTAACCCCTACTTGGCATTTGCAGCGATGCTGTGTGCTGGTATCGATGGTATCAAGAACAAAATCCATCCTGGTGAACCTTTAGATAAAAATATCTATGAACTCTCTCCAGAAGAACTGGCGAAAGTTCCTTCCACCCCCGGTTCTCTAGAATTGGCATTGGAAGCACTGGAGAATGACCACGCCTTCTTGACAGAATCAGGCGTATTCACTGAAGACTTTATCCAAAACTGGATTGATTACAAGCTAGCTAACGAAGTTAAACAGTTACAATTGCGTCCTCATCCCTATGAGTTCTACCTCTATTACGACGTTTAA
- the apcB gene encoding allophycocyanin subunit beta, protein MRDAVTTLIKNYDVTGRYFDRDAIDSLKSYFESGTARVQAAAAINSNAAALVKQAGAKLFEELPELIRPGGNAYTTRRYAACLRDMDYYLRYATYALVAGNTNVLDERVLQGLRETYNSLSVPIAPTVRGVQILKDLVKEQVAAAGVANTAFVDEPFDHITRELSEQDV, encoded by the coding sequence ATGCGTGACGCGGTAACAACCTTAATTAAGAATTATGACGTAACTGGTCGTTATTTTGACCGGGATGCGATTGATAGCTTGAAATCCTATTTTGAGAGTGGTACAGCTCGCGTGCAAGCTGCGGCTGCAATTAACTCCAATGCGGCTGCACTAGTGAAGCAAGCTGGTGCTAAGTTGTTTGAAGAACTGCCAGAACTGATTCGTCCTGGTGGTAACGCTTATACAACTCGCCGTTACGCAGCTTGTTTGCGGGATATGGACTACTACCTGCGCTACGCTACATACGCGCTGGTTGCTGGTAATACCAATGTTTTAGACGAGCGTGTGCTGCAAGGCCTCAGAGAAACTTACAATTCTTTGAGTGTGCCTATTGCTCCCACAGTTCGTGGTGTACAGATTCTCAAGGATTTGGTGAAAGAACAGGTAGCTGCTGCTGGTGTTGCTAACACTGCTTTTGTTGATGAGCCTTTTGACCACATCACTCGTGAATTAAGCGAACAGGATGTGTAA
- a CDS encoding Uma2 family endonuclease: protein MIASPQENYLVTPEEYLQLEEQGQEKHEYINGYIYAMAGASDPHVTIAGNLFALLRNHVRGSGCRVYMSDMKARIESLNRFYYPDVMVTCDQRDQETPNYKRFPCLIVEVLSDSTEAFDRGDKFADYQVLESLQEYVLINTKRQRVECFRRNEPGLWILQSYTSAQESFSLNSVKFEGTMAALYEDVVFVS, encoded by the coding sequence ATGATTGCTTCCCCTCAAGAAAATTACCTCGTCACGCCGGAAGAATACTTACAACTAGAGGAACAAGGTCAAGAAAAACACGAATATATTAATGGCTATATCTACGCAATGGCTGGTGCAAGTGACCCCCACGTTACTATTGCAGGAAACTTATTTGCACTTCTGAGGAATCATGTACGCGGTTCTGGTTGTCGCGTTTATATGAGTGATATGAAAGCTCGAATTGAGTCTTTAAATCGCTTTTATTATCCTGACGTGATGGTAACTTGTGACCAACGTGACCAAGAAACACCAAACTATAAAAGATTTCCTTGCCTAATCGTTGAGGTTTTATCTGATTCTACAGAGGCTTTTGATAGGGGTGATAAATTCGCGGATTATCAAGTTTTAGAAAGTTTACAAGAGTACGTTTTAATTAACACTAAACGTCAACGGGTTGAATGTTTTCGGCGGAACGAACCAGGATTGTGGATTTTGCAATCATACACATCAGCACAGGAATCATTCAGTCTCAACAGTGTAAAATTTGAGGGGACAATGGCTGCACTTTATGAGGATGTAGTTTTTGTCAGTTAA
- a CDS encoding aspartate kinase, producing MPLIVQKFGGTSVGSVERIQAVAQRVYKTVKAGNSLVVVVSAMGKTTDGLVKLANEISRNPNRREMDMLLSTGEQVTIALLSMALQEIGQPAISMTGAQVGIVTEAEHTRARILQIETERVQRHLNDGKVVVVAGFQGISSNGELEITTLGRGGSDTSAVALAAALRADFCEIYTDVPGILTTDPRLVPEAQLMAEITCNEMLELASLGAKVLHPRAVEIARNYCVPLVVRSSWTDDPGTWVTTPPHEERSLINLEIARPVDAVEFDSNQAKVALLRVPDKPGVAAKLFGEISRQQVDVDLIIQSIHEGNSNDIAFTVTTPILKRAEAVASAIAPALRSNANPNTDEAEVMVEQDIAKVSISGAGMIGRPGVAAKMFATLASAGVNIQMISTSEVKVSCVIDASDGDRAVAALCQAFEIVASPASPISLASSTAPPVRGVALDLNQARLAIRQVPDRPGMSAKLFGILAQHNISVDMIIQSQRCRVIDGVARRDIAFTVPRMDGENALQLLTTAATDLGWGDVILDSAIAKVSIVGAGMVGQPGVAAKMFDALAKHQINIQMIATSEIKISCVVSQEQGVQALQVIHAAFDLAGSEKFVVPV from the coding sequence ATGCCGCTTATAGTTCAGAAATTCGGTGGTACATCTGTCGGTTCAGTCGAACGTATCCAAGCTGTTGCCCAGCGTGTTTACAAAACGGTTAAAGCTGGCAATTCATTGGTGGTGGTAGTTTCGGCAATGGGAAAAACCACCGATGGACTCGTTAAGCTAGCCAATGAAATTTCTCGCAATCCCAACCGCCGAGAAATGGATATGCTGTTGTCCACAGGGGAGCAAGTTACGATTGCTTTGCTGAGTATGGCGTTGCAGGAAATTGGACAGCCAGCTATTTCTATGACTGGCGCGCAGGTAGGTATTGTTACAGAAGCGGAACATACTCGCGCACGGATTTTGCAGATTGAAACCGAACGGGTGCAGCGTCACTTAAATGATGGTAAAGTCGTGGTCGTTGCTGGTTTCCAAGGAATTTCTAGTAATGGTGAATTAGAAATTACCACTTTAGGGCGTGGTGGTTCTGATACTTCGGCGGTAGCTTTAGCGGCAGCTTTACGAGCAGACTTTTGTGAAATTTATACCGATGTACCAGGGATTTTAACTACAGACCCCCGCTTAGTTCCTGAAGCACAGTTAATGGCGGAAATCACCTGTAATGAAATGCTGGAACTCGCTAGTTTAGGGGCGAAAGTCTTACATCCTCGTGCAGTGGAAATAGCGCGGAATTACTGTGTACCGTTAGTAGTGAGGTCTAGTTGGACTGATGACCCTGGAACTTGGGTGACAACTCCCCCACACGAAGAGCGATCGCTGATTAATTTGGAAATTGCCCGACCTGTAGATGCTGTAGAATTTGACAGTAATCAAGCGAAGGTGGCTTTGTTGCGTGTCCCCGATAAACCAGGGGTGGCAGCTAAGTTATTTGGAGAAATTTCCCGACAACAGGTAGACGTAGATTTAATTATTCAATCAATTCATGAAGGTAATAGTAATGATATTGCCTTCACAGTCACCACACCCATATTAAAACGCGCCGAAGCAGTAGCCTCAGCCATCGCGCCAGCTTTGCGGAGTAACGCTAATCCCAACACTGACGAAGCTGAGGTAATGGTAGAACAAGACATTGCCAAAGTCAGTATTTCCGGTGCAGGGATGATTGGCCGTCCTGGAGTCGCTGCCAAGATGTTCGCCACCCTCGCCTCAGCTGGGGTGAACATCCAAATGATTTCCACCAGTGAGGTGAAAGTTAGCTGTGTAATTGATGCCAGTGATGGCGATCGCGCCGTAGCTGCATTATGTCAAGCTTTTGAAATAGTAGCTTCCCCAGCTTCCCCAATTTCCCTAGCTTCTTCAACTGCACCCCCAGTGCGCGGTGTAGCTTTAGATTTAAATCAAGCGCGGTTGGCAATTCGTCAAGTCCCAGATCGTCCGGGAATGTCGGCTAAATTGTTTGGTATTTTGGCACAGCATAACATCAGTGTAGATATGATTATTCAGTCTCAACGCTGTCGCGTAATTGATGGTGTAGCAAGACGAGATATTGCCTTTACCGTCCCCCGTATGGATGGAGAAAACGCACTCCAATTACTCACAACTGCTGCTACAGACTTAGGATGGGGCGATGTCATTTTAGATAGTGCGATCGCCAAAGTCAGTATCGTTGGTGCAGGGATGGTAGGACAACCAGGTGTAGCCGCGAAAATGTTTGACGCATTAGCGAAACACCAAATTAATATCCAAATGATTGCCACCTCAGAGATTAAAATCAGCTGCGTCGTCTCTCAAGAACAAGGTGTACAAGCCTTACAAGTCATTCACGCCGCCTTTGATTTAGCTGGTAGCGAGAAGTTTGTTGTACCTGTTTAG
- a CDS encoding MlaE family lipid ABC transporter permease subunit — MPHQKNLEQLWIVRCFAAVLLFGQVCLRLIQGKTYYQKIIEHMVTAGPASISPVLLVSVFSGMIFTIQTARELVKFGAVSTVGGAFALAFCRELAPILTASIIAGQVGSAFAAEIGAMRVTEQIDALYMLKTNPIDYLVLPRVIACCLMMPFMMIFSLVIGIMGGIFAAAQFYQVTPEIFLNSVQDFLETKDIFTILLKGLIFGAIVSINGCSWGLTTRGGAKEVGESATTAVVTTWVAIFIADFFLSLTLYGTPAL; from the coding sequence TTGCCACACCAGAAAAACCTAGAGCAATTATGGATCGTACGCTGTTTTGCGGCAGTGTTACTTTTTGGTCAAGTTTGTTTACGTTTAATTCAAGGAAAGACTTACTACCAAAAAATAATTGAGCATATGGTCACTGCGGGGCCTGCTTCTATATCCCCAGTTTTGTTAGTGAGTGTTTTTTCCGGCATGATTTTCACTATTCAAACTGCTAGAGAATTAGTAAAATTTGGTGCTGTCAGCACTGTAGGCGGTGCGTTTGCCTTAGCGTTTTGTCGAGAATTAGCCCCGATTTTGACAGCAAGTATTATTGCAGGACAAGTGGGTTCTGCTTTTGCGGCGGAAATTGGTGCCATGCGTGTCACAGAACAAATTGACGCGCTATATATGCTGAAAACCAACCCTATTGATTATTTAGTTTTACCTAGAGTCATTGCTTGTTGTTTAATGATGCCTTTTATGATGATTTTCTCTTTAGTTATAGGCATCATGGGAGGCATTTTTGCGGCTGCACAATTTTATCAAGTGACTCCAGAAATATTTTTAAATTCAGTCCAAGATTTTTTAGAAACAAAAGATATATTTACTATTTTGCTCAAAGGTTTAATTTTCGGAGCAATAGTTTCAATAAACGGCTGTAGCTGGGGTTTAACAACTAGAGGTGGTGCAAAAGAAGTAGGAGAATCCGCCACAACAGCAGTTGTTACTACCTGGGTAGCAATTTTTATAGCAGATTTTTTCCTATCTTTGACACTATATGGAACCCCAGCGTTGTGA